One Kryptolebias marmoratus isolate JLee-2015 linkage group LG21, ASM164957v2, whole genome shotgun sequence DNA segment encodes these proteins:
- the ipo4 gene encoding importin-4 isoform X2 yields MTEELEQILQQLTEPDNAVIQQATARLKQCFKDPAVIPALCAVMSGSQNPQIRQSATVMLRLRVKKHWKKISPDDRESLKAVVLQAFMQETEHTVQHSLSQLCAVLVKHETPDRWPALLQLLNQSTRSSNPHDRQVGLLLLNKVLESNPEPFKPHYCQLLQLFSSALQDYDNPIGLYYCILSLTAIIGYTGTEEMKQMRNIVPNLILALKRLISADQDQASEAMEVFIELMEIEVSIIAPHVADIVRFCLEVSSDTSLSDSLRVKALSCITFLIRLKSKTVLKLKLLNPILQAIFPILTAAPPPGELDPEDEDEDSGDSTENDNPKHCAAQMIDTMALHLPPEKLFQQLIPLTQACLTSENVYQKKGGLMCLAVLAEGCADHIRTNMLSSVLQTVCQSLSHRDQVVRSAALFALGQFTEHLQPEINKYCGELMPLLLGYLSSLNEAKVGHLIKAFYALENFMENLGAEIEPYLPTLMEIMLSALNNAENLKIKELAVSAIGAIANAAKELLVPYFPPVIESLKGFLTATTEQMRSLQTQSLDTLSVLARNIGKDVFSPLAAECIQLGLNLTDTIDDPDLRRCTYSLYSSVSTVVPECLTPHLPAVTTVMLLALKSKEGITAHLEEDKTFVLLDDEDDDDDDKEGKAAEHFLEDEPEEDIHDFAGFSVENAYIDEKEDACDALGEIAFSSGSAFQPFMKSSFQQVYEMRDFPHEDVRRAALGALGQFCRSQHKVWTENPSEANHQALLKLLDVVLPCFVETVRTDRERQVVMNVLETMNNVMKSCKEEVCRNPSHLKEISLVIRDVLKKKTACQDGGNDDADDEDQQAEYDAMLQEFAGEGIPLLVSCVPADQFAPFLNDLLPFIINKAKSSCTVADRSFSVGTIGEILQALVSAPGGRGVAGRLSNRLLPVLVAGVKDSDAEVRNNSVFGLGCLAQAAGPIIASDYPMMLSVFSNLLAKETDLKVIDNLCAALCRMILSHVDAVPLEQVFPALVAHLPLKEDLEENKTVLSCLALVFKHSPALVVKFMRPIVAAASHVAGLKEVDEETQKSLVFLLKAFAQKNGADFQAAVTSLPAEQQTRVHLVISAS; encoded by the exons ATGACGGAGGAACTTGAGCAGATTCTCCAACAGCTGACGGAGCCTGACAACGCTGTCATTCAGCAG GCCACGGCTCGTCTGAAACAGTGTTTCAAGGACCCGGCAGTCATCCCGGCCCTGTGTGCTGTCATGAGCGGCTCCCAGAACCCGCAG ATCCGTCAGTCGGCCACAGTGATGCTGAGGTTGAGAGTTAAGAAACACTGGAAGAAGATTAGTCCAGACGACAGAGAGAG CCTGAAGGCCGTCGTCCTGCAGGCCTTCATGCAGGAAACAGA gcACACGGTGCAGCACTCACTTTCTCAGCTGTGTGCGGTTCTGGTTAAACACGAGACTCCGGACCGCTGGCCCgccctgctgcagctgctcaacCAGTCCACCAGGAGCAGCAACCCTCACGACAGACAG GTTGGTCTCCTGCTGCTTAATAAGGTCTTGGAGTCGAACCCTGAACCCTTTAAGCCTCACTACTGCCAGCTACTGCAGCTGTTCAGCTCTGCGCTGCAGGACTACGACAACCCCATCGGCCTGTACTACTGCATCCTCAGCCTCACAGCCATCATAGGCTACACTGGCACCGAGGAGATG AAGCAGATGCGAAACATCGTCCCGAATCTGATCCTCGCTCTGAAACGCCTCATCAGCGCTGATCAG GACCAGGCCTCTGAAGCCATGGAGGTTTTTATCGAGCTCATGGAGATCGAAGTGTCCATCATCGCTCCTCACGTCGCCGACATCGTCCGCTTCTGCCTGGAG GTGAGCAGCGACACGTCGCTGAGCGACTCGCTGCGAGTCAAAGCTCTTTCCTGCATCACCTTCCTCATCAGGCTGAAGAGTAAG ACtgtgctgaagctgaagctgctgaaccCCATCCTGCAAGCCATCTTCCCCATTCTGACTGCAGCGCCCCCTCCTGGTGAGCTGGACCcagaggacgaggacgaggacagCGGAGACAGCACGGAGAACGACAACCCTAAACACTGCGCCGCTCAG ATGATTGACACGATGGCGCTTCATTTGCCTCCAGAGAAGttgtttcagcagctt atCCCCCTGACTCAGGCCTGCCTGACCAGTGAAAACGTGTATCAGAAGAAGGGCGGCCTCATGTGCCTGGCTGTGCTGGCTGAAGGATGTGCAGACCACATCCGCACCAA cATGCTGTCGTCGGTGCTGCAGACCGTGTGTCAGAGTCTGTCTCACAGGGATCAGGTGGTCCGCAGCGCCGCCCTGTTCGCCCTCGGACAGTTCACCGAACATTTACAG cctgaaataaataaatactgtggAGAGCTGATGCCTTTGCTGCTGGGATACCTCTCATCCCTGAACGAGGCCAAAGTCGGACATCTCATCAAAGCGTTTTATGCTTTAGAAAACTTCATGGAGAACTTGG gagcTGAGATCGAGCCTTACCTCCCTACCTTGATGGAGATCATGTTGTCTGCTCTCAACAACGCAGAAAACCTTAAAATCAAAGAGCTAGCTGTGTCTGCCATCGGCGCCATAG CCAATGCTGCCAAAGAGCTGCTGGTTCCTTACTTCCCTCCGGTTATTGAAAGCCTGAAAGGTTTCCTGACGGCCACCACGGAGCAGATGAGGTCTCTGCAGACCCAGTCCTTGG ACACTCTGTCCGTTCTGGCTCGTAACATTGGAAAGGACGTCTTCAGTCCTCTGGCTGCAGAGTGTATTCAGCTGGGCCTGAACCTCACCGATACCATCGACGACCCGGACCTGCGGCGCTGCAC GTACAGTCTGTACTCGTCTGTTTCCACGGTCGTCCCCGAGTGTCTCACGCCACACCTTCCCGCCGTCACAACCGTCATGCTGCTCGCGCTCAAGTCCAAGGAAGGCATCACG GCGCACCTCGAAGAAGACAAGACGTTTGTCCTCCTTGACGATGaagacgatgatgatgatgacaaagAAGGAAAAGCTGCTGAGCACTTTTTGGAAGACGAGCCGGAGGAAGATATCCATGATTTTGCAGG GTTCAGTGTGGAAAACGCCTACATTGATGAGAAGGAGGACGCCTGTGACGCTCTGGGAGAGATCGCCTTCAGCTCAGG TTCGGCCTTTCAGCCCTTCATGAAGTCCAGCTTCCAGCAGGTTTATGAGATGAGAGAT TTTCCTCATGAGGATGTCCGCAGGGCGGCGCTCGGAGCTTTGGGACAGTTTTGTCGATCTCAGCACAAAGTTTGGACTGAGAATCCGTCTGAGGCTAACCACCAGg CCCTGCTGAAGCTACTGGACGTGGTTCTTCCTTGTTTTGTGGAAACGGTGAGAACGGACCGCGAGCGCCAGGTTGTGATGAACGTCCTGGAAACCATGAACAACGTGATGAAGTCCTGTAAGGAGGAGGTCTGCAGAAACCCGTCGCACCTCAAGGAGATCAGTTTAGTGATTCGAGACGTTCTGAAGAAGAAG ACTGCCTGTCAGGACGGTGGAAAcgatgatgctgatgatgaagaCCAGCAG GCGGAGTACGATGCCATGCTGCAGGAGTTCGCAGGAGAGGGAATCCCCCTGTTGGTCTCCTGTGTTCCTGCAGACCAGTTTGCACCTTTCCTCAACgatctgctgcctttcatcaTCAACAAAGCT AAATCGTCGTGTACGGTGGCAGACCGGTCCTTCTCTGTCGGAACGATTGGAGAAATCCTCCAAGCGCTCGTGAGCGCGCCTGGAGGCCGAGGGGTGGCGGGCCGCCTGTCCAACCGTCTGCTTCCTGTCCTGGTGGCCGGAGTGAAGGACAGCGACGCCGAGGTCCGCAACAACAGCGTGTTCGGGCTGGGGTGCCTGGCTCAGGCGGCGGGGCCCATCATCGCCTC AGATTATCCCATGATGCTCTCCGTGTTTTCTAACCTTCTGGCCAAAGAGACGGATCTAAAGGTGATCGACAACCTGTGCGCCGCCCTCTGCAGGATGATCCTGAGCCACGTGGACGCCGTACCCCTGGAGCAG GTTTTTCCTGCTCTGGTGGCTCATCTTCCTCTCAAAGAGGACCTGGAGGAGAACAAGACGGTGCTGAGCTGCCTGGCTTTGGTCTTCAAACACAGTCCTGCTCTG GTGGTGAAGTTCATGAGACCCATAGTTGCTGCCGCCAGCCACGTCGCTGGCCTGAAGGAAGTCGATGAAG AGACACAGAAGTCTCTGGTTTTTCTCCTGAAAGCGTTTGCTCAGAAGAACGGAGCAGATTTCCAAGCAGCCGTGACCTCCCTTCCTGCAGAGCAGCAAACCAGAGTCCACCTGGTGATCAGCGCCTCGTAG
- the ipo4 gene encoding importin-4 isoform X1 — MTEELEQILQQLTEPDNAVIQQATARLKQCFKDPAVIPALCAVMSGSQNPQIRQSATVMLRLRVKKHWKKISPDDRESLKAVVLQAFMQETEHTVQHSLSQLCAVLVKHETPDRWPALLQLLNQSTRSSNPHDRQVGLLLLNKVLESNPEPFKPHYCQLLQLFSSALQDYDNPIGLYYCILSLTAIIGYTGTEEMKQMRNIVPNLILALKRLISADQDQASEAMEVFIELMEIEVSIIAPHVADIVRFCLEVSSDTSLSDSLRVKALSCITFLIRLKSKTVLKLKLLNPILQAIFPILTAAPPPGELDPEDEDEDSGDSTENDNPKHCAAQMIDTMALHLPPEKLFQQLIPLTQACLTSENVYQKKGGLMCLAVLAEGCADHIRTNMLSSVLQTVCQSLSHRDQVVRSAALFALGQFTEHLQPEINKYCGELMPLLLGYLSSLNEAKVGHLIKAFYALENFMENLGAEIEPYLPTLMEIMLSALNNAENLKIKELAVSAIGAIANAAKELLVPYFPPVIESLKGFLTATTEQMRSLQTQSLDTLSVLARNIGKDVFSPLAAECIQLGLNLTDTIDDPDLRRCTYSLYSSVSTVVPECLTPHLPAVTTVMLLALKSKEGITAHLEEDKTFVLLDDEDDDDDDKEGKAAEHFLEDEPEEDIHDFAGFSVENAYIDEKEDACDALGEIAFSSGSAFQPFMKSSFQQVYEMRDFPHEDVRRAALGALGQFCRSQHKVWTENPSEANHQALLKLLDVVLPCFVETVRTDRERQVVMNVLETMNNVMKSCKEEVCRNPSHLKEISLVIRDVLKKKTACQDGGNDDADDEDQQAEYDAMLQEFAGEGIPLLVSCVPADQFAPFLNDLLPFIINKAKSSCTVADRSFSVGTIGEILQALVSAPGGRGVAGRLSNRLLPVLVAGVKDSDAEVRNNSVFGLGCLAQAAGPIIASDYPMMLSVFSNLLAKETDLKVIDNLCAALCRMILSHVDAVPLEQVFPALVAHLPLKEDLEENKTVLSCLALVFKHSPALVVKFMRPIVAAASHVAGLKEVDEGKTSPPSERRSAQLVSVVPNPSVSPRLRRDTEVSGFSPESVCSEERSRFPSSRDLPSCRAANQSPPGDQRLVALNT, encoded by the exons ATGACGGAGGAACTTGAGCAGATTCTCCAACAGCTGACGGAGCCTGACAACGCTGTCATTCAGCAG GCCACGGCTCGTCTGAAACAGTGTTTCAAGGACCCGGCAGTCATCCCGGCCCTGTGTGCTGTCATGAGCGGCTCCCAGAACCCGCAG ATCCGTCAGTCGGCCACAGTGATGCTGAGGTTGAGAGTTAAGAAACACTGGAAGAAGATTAGTCCAGACGACAGAGAGAG CCTGAAGGCCGTCGTCCTGCAGGCCTTCATGCAGGAAACAGA gcACACGGTGCAGCACTCACTTTCTCAGCTGTGTGCGGTTCTGGTTAAACACGAGACTCCGGACCGCTGGCCCgccctgctgcagctgctcaacCAGTCCACCAGGAGCAGCAACCCTCACGACAGACAG GTTGGTCTCCTGCTGCTTAATAAGGTCTTGGAGTCGAACCCTGAACCCTTTAAGCCTCACTACTGCCAGCTACTGCAGCTGTTCAGCTCTGCGCTGCAGGACTACGACAACCCCATCGGCCTGTACTACTGCATCCTCAGCCTCACAGCCATCATAGGCTACACTGGCACCGAGGAGATG AAGCAGATGCGAAACATCGTCCCGAATCTGATCCTCGCTCTGAAACGCCTCATCAGCGCTGATCAG GACCAGGCCTCTGAAGCCATGGAGGTTTTTATCGAGCTCATGGAGATCGAAGTGTCCATCATCGCTCCTCACGTCGCCGACATCGTCCGCTTCTGCCTGGAG GTGAGCAGCGACACGTCGCTGAGCGACTCGCTGCGAGTCAAAGCTCTTTCCTGCATCACCTTCCTCATCAGGCTGAAGAGTAAG ACtgtgctgaagctgaagctgctgaaccCCATCCTGCAAGCCATCTTCCCCATTCTGACTGCAGCGCCCCCTCCTGGTGAGCTGGACCcagaggacgaggacgaggacagCGGAGACAGCACGGAGAACGACAACCCTAAACACTGCGCCGCTCAG ATGATTGACACGATGGCGCTTCATTTGCCTCCAGAGAAGttgtttcagcagctt atCCCCCTGACTCAGGCCTGCCTGACCAGTGAAAACGTGTATCAGAAGAAGGGCGGCCTCATGTGCCTGGCTGTGCTGGCTGAAGGATGTGCAGACCACATCCGCACCAA cATGCTGTCGTCGGTGCTGCAGACCGTGTGTCAGAGTCTGTCTCACAGGGATCAGGTGGTCCGCAGCGCCGCCCTGTTCGCCCTCGGACAGTTCACCGAACATTTACAG cctgaaataaataaatactgtggAGAGCTGATGCCTTTGCTGCTGGGATACCTCTCATCCCTGAACGAGGCCAAAGTCGGACATCTCATCAAAGCGTTTTATGCTTTAGAAAACTTCATGGAGAACTTGG gagcTGAGATCGAGCCTTACCTCCCTACCTTGATGGAGATCATGTTGTCTGCTCTCAACAACGCAGAAAACCTTAAAATCAAAGAGCTAGCTGTGTCTGCCATCGGCGCCATAG CCAATGCTGCCAAAGAGCTGCTGGTTCCTTACTTCCCTCCGGTTATTGAAAGCCTGAAAGGTTTCCTGACGGCCACCACGGAGCAGATGAGGTCTCTGCAGACCCAGTCCTTGG ACACTCTGTCCGTTCTGGCTCGTAACATTGGAAAGGACGTCTTCAGTCCTCTGGCTGCAGAGTGTATTCAGCTGGGCCTGAACCTCACCGATACCATCGACGACCCGGACCTGCGGCGCTGCAC GTACAGTCTGTACTCGTCTGTTTCCACGGTCGTCCCCGAGTGTCTCACGCCACACCTTCCCGCCGTCACAACCGTCATGCTGCTCGCGCTCAAGTCCAAGGAAGGCATCACG GCGCACCTCGAAGAAGACAAGACGTTTGTCCTCCTTGACGATGaagacgatgatgatgatgacaaagAAGGAAAAGCTGCTGAGCACTTTTTGGAAGACGAGCCGGAGGAAGATATCCATGATTTTGCAGG GTTCAGTGTGGAAAACGCCTACATTGATGAGAAGGAGGACGCCTGTGACGCTCTGGGAGAGATCGCCTTCAGCTCAGG TTCGGCCTTTCAGCCCTTCATGAAGTCCAGCTTCCAGCAGGTTTATGAGATGAGAGAT TTTCCTCATGAGGATGTCCGCAGGGCGGCGCTCGGAGCTTTGGGACAGTTTTGTCGATCTCAGCACAAAGTTTGGACTGAGAATCCGTCTGAGGCTAACCACCAGg CCCTGCTGAAGCTACTGGACGTGGTTCTTCCTTGTTTTGTGGAAACGGTGAGAACGGACCGCGAGCGCCAGGTTGTGATGAACGTCCTGGAAACCATGAACAACGTGATGAAGTCCTGTAAGGAGGAGGTCTGCAGAAACCCGTCGCACCTCAAGGAGATCAGTTTAGTGATTCGAGACGTTCTGAAGAAGAAG ACTGCCTGTCAGGACGGTGGAAAcgatgatgctgatgatgaagaCCAGCAG GCGGAGTACGATGCCATGCTGCAGGAGTTCGCAGGAGAGGGAATCCCCCTGTTGGTCTCCTGTGTTCCTGCAGACCAGTTTGCACCTTTCCTCAACgatctgctgcctttcatcaTCAACAAAGCT AAATCGTCGTGTACGGTGGCAGACCGGTCCTTCTCTGTCGGAACGATTGGAGAAATCCTCCAAGCGCTCGTGAGCGCGCCTGGAGGCCGAGGGGTGGCGGGCCGCCTGTCCAACCGTCTGCTTCCTGTCCTGGTGGCCGGAGTGAAGGACAGCGACGCCGAGGTCCGCAACAACAGCGTGTTCGGGCTGGGGTGCCTGGCTCAGGCGGCGGGGCCCATCATCGCCTC AGATTATCCCATGATGCTCTCCGTGTTTTCTAACCTTCTGGCCAAAGAGACGGATCTAAAGGTGATCGACAACCTGTGCGCCGCCCTCTGCAGGATGATCCTGAGCCACGTGGACGCCGTACCCCTGGAGCAG GTTTTTCCTGCTCTGGTGGCTCATCTTCCTCTCAAAGAGGACCTGGAGGAGAACAAGACGGTGCTGAGCTGCCTGGCTTTGGTCTTCAAACACAGTCCTGCTCTG GTGGTGAAGTTCATGAGACCCATAGTTGCTGCCGCCAGCCACGTCGCTGGCCTGAAGGAAGTCGATGAAGGTAAAACATCTCCTCCGTCAGAGCGCCGCTCTGCTCAGCTCGTCTCGGTTGTCCCTAACCCGTCTGTGTCCCCTCGTCTCCGCAGAGACACAGAAGTCTCTGGTTTTTCTCCTGAAAGCGTTTGCTCAGAAGAACGGAGCAGATTTCCAAGCAGCCGTGACCTCCCTTCCTGCAGAGCAGCAAACCAGAGTCCACCTGGTGATCAGCGCCTCGTAGCCCTGAACACCTGA